The Minwuia thermotolerans genome includes a region encoding these proteins:
- the tmk gene encoding dTMP kinase yields MRKPAGRGLFITFEGGEGAGKSTQAARCAGYLAERGHEVVATREPGGTPTAERLREILLDGAVALDPLEQVLVLYAARHNHVTGVIRPAIERGAIVVCDRFSDSTRAYQGAAGGVDAAAIDAVERLALGGFGPDLTLVLDAPVETGFARVRDRGGAADRFEGQENAFHRRLRQGFLDIAAADPERCRVIDATGGPDAVWQSVRAALDAVLEA; encoded by the coding sequence ATCCGGAAACCGGCGGGCCGGGGACTCTTCATCACCTTCGAAGGCGGCGAGGGCGCCGGCAAATCCACCCAGGCCGCACGTTGCGCCGGCTATCTGGCCGAACGCGGCCATGAGGTGGTGGCCACGCGCGAACCCGGCGGCACGCCGACCGCGGAACGGCTGCGGGAGATCCTTCTGGATGGGGCGGTCGCCCTTGACCCGCTCGAGCAGGTCCTGGTGCTGTACGCCGCACGCCACAACCATGTCACCGGCGTCATCCGGCCAGCCATCGAACGCGGCGCCATCGTGGTCTGCGACCGCTTCTCGGATTCCACCCGCGCCTATCAGGGCGCCGCCGGCGGCGTCGATGCTGCCGCCATCGACGCTGTGGAGAGGCTGGCGCTCGGGGGCTTCGGCCCCGATCTCACCCTCGTCCTCGATGCGCCGGTCGAAACCGGCTTCGCCCGGGTGCGCGACCGCGGCGGCGCCGCCGACCGTTTCGAGGGTCAGGAGAATGCCTTCCACCGCCGGCTGCGTCAGGGATTTCTCGACATTGCCGCCGCCGATCCGGAACGCTGCCGCGTGATCGACGCGACCGGCGGCCCGGATGCGGTCTGGCAGTCGGTGCGCGCGGCACTCGACGCGGTGCTGGAGGCATGA
- a CDS encoding DNA polymerase III subunit delta', with protein MSDELERPAPDEVDADLHPALTPFLMGHQSAERAMAAAMAGGGQLHHAWLLAGPAGIGKATLAYRFARRLLAGNGDGGLFGDDDRGLYTDPEDPVFSAVASGGHPNLVRLRRTWDFEKKRWFTGIRIDEVRQLTRFLAQSAARAGRRVVIIDAADDMTRSAENALLKPLEEPPANTVFLLVAHRPGALLPTIRSRCRRLDLRAPDSREALEVLRRLRPDIDESEREMLLALADRSPGRALRLAEAGGAEIYRQLLEVLAGAPAIEKGAALRLAALTDKGAEAERRFAILGDLMDGVLRRIVLAGGGAAEIAHPSEQEAELARRARGGSLEHWFELCENLRHLRERTEAVNLNRKTVTLTLFSAFEDAARRAGL; from the coding sequence ATGAGCGACGAACTCGAACGCCCGGCGCCCGACGAGGTCGACGCCGACCTTCATCCGGCGCTGACACCCTTCCTGATGGGGCACCAGTCGGCCGAGCGCGCCATGGCCGCTGCCATGGCCGGCGGCGGGCAACTCCACCACGCCTGGCTGCTGGCCGGGCCGGCGGGCATCGGCAAGGCGACCCTTGCCTATCGTTTCGCGCGCCGGCTGCTTGCCGGGAACGGGGACGGGGGCCTGTTCGGCGATGACGACAGGGGCCTGTACACGGATCCGGAAGATCCGGTCTTCTCCGCCGTCGCCTCGGGCGGCCACCCCAATCTCGTGCGCCTGCGCCGAACCTGGGATTTCGAGAAGAAGCGATGGTTCACCGGCATCCGCATCGACGAGGTGCGTCAGCTCACGCGTTTCCTGGCTCAGAGCGCCGCACGCGCCGGCCGGCGGGTGGTGATCATCGACGCCGCCGACGACATGACCCGCAGCGCCGAGAACGCCTTGCTGAAGCCGCTGGAAGAGCCGCCGGCCAACACCGTGTTCCTGCTGGTGGCGCACCGGCCCGGCGCGCTGCTGCCGACCATCCGTTCCCGCTGCCGCCGTCTCGACCTGCGCGCACCCGATAGCCGGGAAGCGCTGGAAGTCCTGCGCCGCCTGCGCCCGGACATCGACGAATCCGAGCGTGAAATGCTGTTGGCGCTGGCCGACCGGTCTCCCGGCCGGGCGCTGCGCCTCGCGGAAGCGGGCGGTGCGGAGATCTACCGCCAGCTCCTCGAGGTGCTGGCCGGTGCACCGGCGATCGAGAAGGGCGCGGCGCTGCGCCTCGCGGCGCTGACCGACAAGGGCGCAGAGGCGGAGCGGCGCTTCGCCATTCTGGGCGATCTGATGGACGGTGTGCTGCGGCGCATCGTACTTGCCGGCGGCGGCGCGGCGGAGATCGCCCACCCATCGGAACAGGAGGCGGAGCTGGCCCGCCGCGCAAGGGGCGGCAGTCTTGAACATTGGTTCGAGTTGTGTGAAAACCTGCGCCACCTTCGGGAGCGCACGGAAGCGGTCAACCTGAACCGCAAGACGGTGACCCTGACCCTGTTTTCCGCGTTCGAGGACGCCGCACGACGCGCCGGTCTCTGA
- the metG gene encoding methionine--tRNA ligase has translation MQDAAAVKPSYYITTPIYYVNDRPHIGHAYTTLACDVIARFKRLDGHEVHFLTGTDEHGQKVEKSAQAAGLDPQAFCDRVSQNFRDMMGALDITNDDFIRTTEERHVTSVQDLWRKLQEAGDIYLGSYAGWYAVRDEAFYGEDELTKTPDGRMIAPSGAEVEWVEEPSYFFRLSAWADRLLAFYEANPDFILPAQRRNEVVSFVRSGLRDLSISRTTFDWGVPVPGDPEHVMYVWLDALTNYMTAVGYPETDSGLYPRFWPADLHMVGKDILRFHAVYWPAFLMSAGLKPPKRVFAHGWWTIEGQKMSKSLGNVVAPEELVETYGLDQTRYFLLREVPFGNDGDFSHAAMVHRINGDLANDLGNLCQRVLSMVHKNCDGQVPAPGPLTDADTALLQKADTAIGRVREQMDVQALHKALAEVWTVVGDANRYVDAQAPWVLRKSDPARMRTVLYVLAETVRQIAILVQPVTPRAGAAMLDLLGIAPEARSFDRLGDVSRLAPGTPVDKPAPIFPRYQAEEAAE, from the coding sequence ATGCAGGATGCTGCCGCCGTGAAGCCGAGCTACTACATCACGACGCCGATCTACTACGTCAACGACCGGCCGCATATCGGACACGCCTACACGACGCTGGCCTGCGATGTGATCGCGCGCTTCAAGCGCCTGGACGGCCATGAGGTCCATTTCCTGACCGGCACCGACGAGCACGGACAGAAGGTCGAGAAATCGGCTCAGGCCGCCGGCCTCGATCCGCAGGCCTTCTGCGACCGCGTCTCGCAGAACTTCCGCGACATGATGGGCGCGCTCGACATCACCAATGACGACTTCATCCGCACCACCGAGGAGCGGCACGTCACGAGCGTGCAGGATCTGTGGCGCAAGCTGCAGGAGGCCGGGGACATCTATCTGGGTTCCTATGCCGGCTGGTACGCGGTGCGCGACGAAGCCTTCTATGGCGAGGACGAACTGACGAAGACGCCGGACGGCCGGATGATCGCGCCCTCGGGCGCCGAGGTGGAATGGGTCGAGGAGCCGAGCTACTTCTTCCGGCTTTCGGCCTGGGCGGACCGCCTGCTCGCGTTCTACGAGGCCAACCCCGACTTCATCCTGCCGGCGCAGCGCCGCAACGAGGTCGTCAGCTTCGTCCGCTCCGGGCTGCGGGATCTTTCGATCTCGCGCACCACGTTCGACTGGGGTGTGCCGGTGCCCGGCGATCCGGAGCACGTCATGTATGTCTGGCTGGACGCGCTGACCAACTACATGACCGCCGTCGGCTACCCGGAGACGGATTCCGGGCTCTATCCGCGCTTCTGGCCGGCCGACCTGCACATGGTGGGCAAGGACATCCTGCGCTTTCACGCGGTCTACTGGCCGGCGTTCCTGATGTCGGCGGGCCTGAAGCCGCCGAAACGGGTCTTCGCCCACGGCTGGTGGACCATCGAGGGCCAGAAGATGTCGAAATCGCTGGGCAATGTCGTCGCGCCCGAGGAACTGGTCGAGACCTACGGCCTGGACCAGACGCGCTATTTCCTGCTGCGTGAAGTGCCCTTCGGCAATGACGGCGATTTCTCCCACGCCGCCATGGTGCACCGGATCAACGGCGACCTCGCCAACGATCTCGGCAATCTCTGCCAGCGTGTACTCTCCATGGTGCACAAGAACTGCGACGGCCAGGTGCCGGCGCCCGGGCCGCTCACGGACGCCGATACGGCGCTGCTGCAGAAGGCCGACACGGCCATCGGCCGGGTGCGCGAGCAGATGGACGTCCAGGCGCTGCACAAGGCGCTGGCCGAAGTCTGGACCGTGGTCGGCGACGCCAACCGATATGTCGACGCGCAGGCCCCCTGGGTGTTGCGCAAGAGCGATCCGGCGCGCATGCGTACGGTGCTCTACGTACTGGCCGAAACCGTCCGGCAGATCGCCATCCTGGTGCAGCCGGTGACGCCGCGCGCGGGCGCGGCCATGCTCGACCTGCTCGGCATAGCGCCCGAGGCCCGCAGCTTCGACCGCCTGGGCGATGTCTCCCGACTGGCGCCCGGCACGCCGGTCGACAAGCCGGCGCCGATCTTCCCGCGCTACCAGGCCGAAGAAGCCGCGGAATAG
- a CDS encoding TatD family hydrolase, with protein sequence MLVDSHCHLDYLARDGDLADVLTRARNAGVSPMLTISTKLREFDQVRAIAEAEPDVFCSVGAHPHEAGTEPDTTTAQLVELAAHPKAIGIGETGLDYFYEHSPRQVQRDVFRAHIGAARETGLPLIVHTRDAEDDTIAIVEEEMGKGAWPGLIHCFSGSQRLADRMLAAGLYISISGIVTFRKAEELRDVVRSVPLERLLVETDSPYLAPVPKRGKRNEPAFTAHTAAAVAELKGISPEALADATTANFRRLFAKAEF encoded by the coding sequence ATGCTCGTCGACAGCCATTGTCATCTCGACTACCTGGCGCGCGATGGCGACCTCGCCGACGTGCTGACCCGCGCGCGGAACGCGGGCGTGTCCCCCATGCTCACGATCTCGACGAAGCTGCGCGAATTCGATCAGGTCCGCGCGATCGCCGAGGCCGAGCCGGACGTCTTCTGTTCGGTCGGCGCGCATCCGCACGAGGCCGGGACGGAACCGGACACCACCACGGCGCAGCTGGTCGAACTGGCGGCTCATCCGAAGGCGATCGGCATCGGCGAAACCGGGCTCGACTATTTCTACGAACACAGCCCGCGCCAGGTGCAGCGCGACGTTTTCCGCGCCCATATCGGGGCCGCGCGCGAGACCGGGTTGCCGCTGATCGTGCATACGCGCGACGCCGAGGACGACACGATCGCCATCGTCGAGGAGGAAATGGGGAAGGGGGCCTGGCCCGGCCTGATCCACTGTTTCAGCGGCTCTCAGCGTCTGGCCGACCGCATGCTGGCGGCCGGTCTCTACATCTCGATCTCCGGCATCGTCACCTTCCGGAAGGCCGAAGAACTGCGCGACGTGGTGCGTTCCGTGCCGCTGGAGCGGCTTCTGGTCGAGACCGACAGCCCCTATCTCGCGCCCGTGCCGAAACGCGGCAAGCGCAACGAGCCGGCCTTCACGGCCCACACGGCGGCCGCGGTCGCGGAGCTCAAGGGGATCTCGCCCGAGGCGCTGGCGGACGCCACGACCGCCAATTTCCGCCGCCTGTTCGCCAAGGCCGAATTCTGA